One stretch of Paenibacillus sp. AN1007 DNA includes these proteins:
- a CDS encoding ABC transporter substrate-binding protein, with translation MDISEHYMQLRLKFQHIQDDQELHITIGELAGHLCCTMRNMNLIMNKFKENGWVSWSPQRGRGKKSVLVFCKPAAAAASERFDQLLYANRMEDAYEMASSLPPLIREQLVHNLQHLFGLRSNEGMEGRTDTLRIPQNTPFKTLDPTQTAMWGEGFIITEVFDRLVRYNAERQQCEPSLAVAWESDREGRRWTFHLNKGILFHHGRVMDASDVKFSFDRIIEDPANPSRAMFASIQSIEAVDSLTVHFVLCQPNFMFPDLLSSLYASIIPRDVQMEPLRPIGTGPYRITRHDANLLVLEAFPSYFRGRAYIDRVEVWQLPHSDWPENAIKQRLFPEDTPRAVEHEIQGGVFMTFNMQKDGPHQDLYFRQAVRLLLQSDELTAASASPHIKKAESLIRGPMREVRTIAPSVERDAVQTESGRSVLEQAAALLEQSSYQGEHLRVWVEEGEQMESDMAWFAERCAAIGLNVTIVPGDPVHAVYHHELQPYEIIYTGEVFDEHVMRSLITMYTFGNTLFLLAMNDYWRAELAHECEHIVMIREPALRMERLIQLEDRLIEEALILPVYSFKEEHAHDASLRNYKIAGYGLPDLRQLWIRRKSGSLTAEESSETETSYPVYIPLW, from the coding sequence ATGGATATCTCGGAACATTACATGCAGCTGCGGTTGAAGTTTCAGCATATACAGGACGATCAGGAACTGCATATTACCATCGGCGAACTTGCAGGGCATTTGTGCTGTACGATGCGCAACATGAATCTGATTATGAACAAATTCAAAGAGAACGGTTGGGTGAGTTGGAGCCCGCAGCGTGGACGAGGCAAAAAGTCGGTACTTGTCTTTTGCAAACCAGCGGCCGCGGCTGCTTCGGAACGTTTTGACCAGCTTCTGTATGCCAACAGAATGGAAGATGCCTACGAAATGGCCTCGTCCCTGCCTCCCTTAATCAGAGAGCAGCTGGTCCATAATCTGCAGCATCTATTCGGTTTGCGCTCTAATGAGGGGATGGAAGGCAGAACGGATACGCTGCGGATTCCACAGAACACGCCTTTCAAGACGCTGGACCCCACGCAGACGGCGATGTGGGGAGAAGGTTTTATCATTACTGAAGTTTTCGACCGTTTGGTTCGGTATAATGCGGAGCGACAGCAGTGCGAGCCAAGTCTCGCTGTAGCGTGGGAGAGTGACCGGGAAGGAAGACGGTGGACGTTTCATCTGAACAAAGGCATCCTTTTCCATCATGGTCGCGTTATGGACGCATCAGATGTCAAATTTTCCTTTGATCGCATTATTGAAGATCCGGCGAACCCCAGCAGAGCCATGTTTGCCTCCATCCAATCCATTGAGGCAGTGGACAGCCTGACGGTGCACTTTGTACTGTGTCAACCCAACTTCATGTTCCCTGATCTGCTGAGCAGTCTGTATGCTTCGATTATACCCAGGGATGTACAGATGGAGCCGCTTCGTCCGATTGGAACAGGACCGTATCGCATTACACGTCATGACGCTAATCTGTTAGTACTGGAGGCATTCCCCTCTTACTTCCGGGGACGCGCCTATATTGACCGGGTTGAAGTATGGCAGCTGCCGCACTCTGACTGGCCTGAAAACGCAATTAAGCAGCGTCTGTTCCCAGAGGATACACCTCGTGCTGTCGAGCATGAGATTCAGGGAGGTGTATTTATGACGTTTAATATGCAAAAGGACGGCCCGCATCAAGATCTTTATTTCCGTCAAGCGGTTAGGCTGCTTCTCCAGTCGGATGAGTTAACTGCAGCGTCCGCCAGTCCTCACATCAAGAAAGCTGAAAGTTTGATTCGTGGTCCAATGCGAGAGGTTCGAACGATAGCTCCTTCTGTTGAGAGGGATGCGGTTCAAACGGAATCGGGCAGGTCTGTACTTGAACAGGCAGCGGCGCTGCTGGAACAAAGCTCTTACCAAGGAGAGCATTTACGGGTCTGGGTGGAGGAAGGGGAGCAGATGGAGTCCGATATGGCATGGTTTGCTGAGCGCTGTGCAGCGATTGGATTAAATGTAACCATTGTTCCCGGTGATCCTGTTCATGCGGTCTATCATCATGAACTGCAGCCTTATGAGATCATCTACACGGGAGAAGTATTTGATGAGCATGTGATGCGGAGTTTGATCACGATGTATACATTCGGCAATACATTATTCCTGCTTGCAATGAATGACTACTGGAGAGCAGAACTTGCGCATGAATGCGAGCATATCGTCATGATCCGGGAACCAGCTCTGCGGATGGAAAGATTAATTCAACTGGAGGATCGGCTGATCGAAGAAGCATTGATTTTGCCAGTATACTCTTTCAAAGAAGAACATGCCCATGATGCTTCTCTGCGTAATTATAAAATTGCGGGTTATGGGTTACCCGATCTGCGGCAGCTTTGGATACGAAGAAAGTCAGGATCGTTGACCGCAGAAGAATCCTCGGAGACAGAGACGAGTTATCCGGTGTATATCCCGTTGTGGTAG